One Eretmochelys imbricata isolate rEreImb1 chromosome 22, rEreImb1.hap1, whole genome shotgun sequence DNA window includes the following coding sequences:
- the LOC144278380 gene encoding transmembrane protein 45B-like yields the protein MKNFEGHALPGCYFLTVGVLWSVKHPIKYLMQRKNENISKNKWYQYLELLEGLGKVIIALVGILAGQFIPEGPHLHLYTQDHKWVDLLTWTHGTMYFTYGLSGLVDILIPLPLGLPPGLDRFMLSQALCVEGFLFYFHAHHRLALDQHIHSLMLVAIFGGAFCSLLEVFMRDNPVLELLRTTMFLLQGSWFLQIGFVLYPPWGGPGWDQTDHGNIMFLTMCFSWHYLGALLLFIISYFIVYWYVVGPGGGRTVCAYMTVMSPGLCQ from the exons ATGAAAAACTTTGAAGGTCATGCCCTGCCAGGGTGTTACTTCCTGACTGTTGGGGTCCTGTGGTCTGTGAAACACCCCATCAAGTATCTCATGCAGAGGAAGAATGAAAACATCAGCAAAAATAAGTGGTACCAGTATCTGGAGCTCCTGGAAGGGCTGGGCAAAGTTATCATTGCTCTAGTGG GGATTCTTGCTGGACAGTTTATTCCCGAGGGCCCCCATTTGCATCTCTACACCCAGGATCACAAGTGGGTGGACCTGCTGACTTGGACACATGGAACCATGTACTTCACTTATGGCCTCTCTGGCCTAGTGGATATTCTCATCCCCCTCCCACTTGGGCTGCCCCCAGGGCTGGATCGCTTCATGCTCTCGCAGGCGCTGTGTGTTGAAG gttttctcttttattttcatGCCCATCACCGCCTTGCGCTGGATCAGCACATCCACTCACTGATGCTCGTTGCCATATTTGGTGGTGCCTTCTGCTCCCTTCTGGAAGTGTTCATGCGAGATAACCCAGTCCTGGAGCTCTTAAGGACGACCATGTTCCTTCTCCAAGGATCCTGGTTCTTGCAG ATCGGGTTTGTGCTGTACCCACCATGGGGCGGGCCAGGCTGGGACCAGACTGATCATGGAAACATCATGTTCCTCACCATGTGCTTCAGCTGGCACTATCTAGGTGCTCTCCTCCTCTTTATCATCAGCTACTTCATCGTGTACTGGTACGTAGTGGGGCCGGGCGGTGGGAGAACGGTCTGTGCATATATGACCGTCATGAGCCCTGGTTTGTGTCAGTGA